The following proteins are encoded in a genomic region of Dokdonia donghaensis DSW-1:
- a CDS encoding CheR family methyltransferase has protein sequence MKISKNKKHIIVAVGASAGGLEALNAFFGNVVENYDYSYVIIQHLSPDHKSLMAELLAKKTKVPIVAVTDDSIIERNCIYVIPPTMNLVIQDGHLKLLDKPEAKTLNLSIDLFMESLAVAYGRDAVGVILSGTGSDGTRGIQAIKKQGGLVLVQQPEDASFNGMPSSAINTGDVDYIVPAREMIGEIHTYYNDGLIVNYDDETSQKINEQLRTILNILHSSTTINFNYYKRPTILRRTERRMNSLKIKTFDEYINYLHMHSEEVIILYKEFLIGVTKFFRDTKAWDLLETETIPAIVSDKHNGDIIKVWDVACSTGEESYSIAILFEEEIKKQNKDITLKIFATDISEEHIQSASAGVFTKRVVDNVPLSKLNKYFSQEADEFKINPDLRNKIIFSNHDILKDPPFKNMDMVICRNLLIYLKPEVQTAVLHTLHYSLKRDGYLFLGSSESHTALRNSFEAVNGKLNIFKNIIPSERLHSELLTSNVKKGSSTLSRKQKQKSVTPSVSFDGDIKMCISDAIISQFDTASVYIDSDFKVVDAMGAFAKYAQLPETGFSLDLLKMLPDNLKTAVNSATRKAKRTKSDFIYKNVATQKAGVDIMVNVIVKPIFKNNTDDCDYVITFIEQEFTPDTTIQTGVMSIATTPDARIKDLIDEIEETRGELKKALEDAESSNEELQTLNEELLASNEELQSTNEELQSVNEELHTVNVEHVEKMDDLALLNADMDNILNSTQIATIFLDRELTIRKFTPSIQEHFKLIKQDVGRPIEHFLTQLGTGAKSMLKAKIEKVMETGIINETQINKKDGRSYIRRISPFYTGTKKIEGSVITFVDITKTVESQKKLKESQQKFKDFYENDPVMHASVNPSTGRIVECNKIFLDTLKLKSRDEAIGRRIFDFYTDQSKAKGLGLLDQIQKTGVIEGEQMTLVDIDGNHIPIILNSELVVPEVGSSYSRSTLINISDLQRAQQLMYDKNEELQRINTDLEQFVSICSHDLQEPLGTIRFSSDVILKKFNENLDPKATEYLGYIYGAAGRMADQIKGLLEHSRIGQELERTEVDVQELLEIVKYDLGKRLRECNGKIHLSRMPSIWAYKTELRLLFQNLIGNSLKYCKPDVSPVVRISSFEDEGYWTFVINDNGIGIAQDDLDNVFKIFGRVATQHKYEGTGVGLAHCEKIVKLHDGTIWVDSQVNVGSTFYFKIKK, from the coding sequence TTGAAAATCTCAAAAAATAAAAAACACATTATTGTTGCTGTAGGGGCAAGTGCAGGAGGTCTAGAGGCTCTCAATGCTTTTTTTGGTAATGTGGTAGAAAATTATGACTACAGTTATGTAATCATACAGCATCTATCACCAGATCATAAGAGCTTAATGGCAGAGTTACTTGCAAAGAAAACTAAAGTGCCTATAGTAGCAGTTACAGACGACTCTATAATCGAGAGAAACTGCATTTATGTGATTCCTCCTACTATGAATCTTGTAATACAAGATGGACATCTCAAGTTACTAGACAAGCCAGAGGCAAAAACGCTCAATTTATCCATAGATTTATTTATGGAGTCTCTAGCAGTGGCCTATGGTAGAGATGCTGTAGGTGTTATATTAAGTGGTACGGGTAGTGATGGTACACGTGGTATACAGGCTATAAAAAAACAAGGTGGACTAGTCCTTGTACAACAACCAGAAGATGCTAGCTTTAATGGTATGCCATCTAGCGCAATAAATACGGGTGATGTTGATTATATCGTTCCTGCAAGAGAAATGATAGGTGAGATACATACGTATTACAATGATGGTCTCATTGTAAACTATGATGATGAAACTTCTCAAAAAATAAATGAGCAGTTGCGCACCATTTTAAACATATTGCATAGTAGCACTACAATAAATTTTAACTACTATAAAAGACCTACCATATTAAGACGTACAGAGCGACGTATGAATAGTCTTAAAATTAAAACCTTTGATGAGTATATTAACTATCTCCATATGCATTCTGAAGAGGTCATTATTTTATATAAAGAGTTTTTAATAGGCGTGACAAAATTTTTTAGAGATACAAAAGCGTGGGATCTACTTGAAACAGAAACCATACCTGCAATTGTAAGTGATAAGCATAATGGTGATATTATAAAGGTTTGGGACGTGGCTTGTTCTACAGGAGAAGAGTCATACTCTATAGCCATCCTTTTTGAAGAAGAAATTAAGAAGCAAAATAAGGATATAACGCTCAAAATTTTTGCTACAGATATTTCTGAAGAACATATACAAAGTGCATCTGCAGGTGTATTTACAAAGCGAGTAGTAGATAACGTACCACTTTCAAAATTAAATAAATACTTTAGTCAAGAGGCTGATGAGTTTAAAATCAACCCAGATCTCAGAAATAAAATTATTTTTTCAAATCACGATATTTTAAAAGATCCTCCATTTAAAAATATGGATATGGTTATATGCCGAAATCTTTTAATATATCTCAAGCCAGAGGTGCAAACCGCCGTCTTACATACCCTGCATTACTCGCTTAAACGTGATGGGTATTTATTTTTGGGTTCTAGCGAGTCTCATACAGCTTTACGTAACTCTTTTGAAGCTGTAAATGGAAAGTTGAATATTTTCAAAAACATTATCCCATCAGAAAGATTGCATAGTGAACTTCTTACTTCAAATGTTAAAAAGGGTAGTAGTACGCTTTCGCGAAAGCAAAAACAAAAATCGGTCACACCTTCGGTATCCTTTGACGGAGATATTAAGATGTGTATTTCTGATGCGATTATTTCACAGTTTGATACCGCTAGTGTTTATATAGACAGTGATTTTAAAGTAGTTGACGCAATGGGGGCCTTTGCAAAATATGCTCAGTTGCCAGAAACCGGTTTTTCACTAGACTTGCTCAAAATGTTGCCCGATAATCTTAAGACTGCTGTAAATAGTGCGACCAGAAAGGCTAAACGCACTAAAAGCGATTTTATTTATAAAAATGTGGCTACACAAAAGGCTGGTGTAGACATTATGGTAAATGTAATCGTAAAGCCCATATTTAAAAATAATACAGATGACTGTGATTATGTAATCACATTTATTGAGCAAGAGTTTACTCCAGACACAACCATACAGACGGGTGTTATGAGCATTGCTACTACACCAGATGCACGTATTAAAGACCTCATTGATGAAATCGAGGAGACTAGAGGAGAGTTAAAAAAGGCCTTAGAAGATGCAGAGAGTAGCAATGAAGAATTACAAACACTTAACGAGGAGTTACTTGCCTCAAATGAAGAGTTACAAAGTACTAATGAAGAGTTGCAAAGTGTAAACGAGGAGCTGCATACCGTTAATGTTGAGCACGTAGAAAAAATGGATGATCTTGCCCTGCTCAATGCAGATATGGATAACATACTCAATAGTACACAGATTGCTACTATATTTTTAGATAGAGAGCTTACTATAAGAAAGTTTACTCCTTCTATACAAGAACATTTTAAGTTAATAAAACAAGATGTAGGGAGGCCTATCGAGCATTTCTTAACCCAGCTGGGTACAGGTGCTAAGTCTATGCTCAAAGCCAAAATCGAAAAGGTGATGGAAACTGGCATAATAAACGAAACCCAGATTAATAAAAAAGATGGGCGTTCATACATAAGGCGTATATCTCCATTTTATACAGGCACTAAAAAAATAGAAGGTTCTGTCATCACATTTGTAGATATTACAAAAACCGTCGAGTCACAGAAAAAATTAAAAGAAAGTCAGCAAAAGTTTAAAGACTTCTACGAGAATGATCCCGTTATGCACGCTAGTGTTAACCCGTCTACCGGTCGTATAGTAGAGTGTAATAAAATATTTTTAGACACCCTTAAACTAAAGTCTAGAGATGAGGCAATAGGTAGACGCATATTTGACTTTTATACAGATCAGTCTAAGGCAAAAGGATTGGGTCTTCTTGATCAGATCCAAAAAACTGGGGTTATAGAAGGAGAGCAAATGACACTTGTAGATATAGATGGAAATCATATACCTATCATTCTCAATTCAGAGCTTGTAGTTCCAGAGGTGGGATCTTCATACTCTAGATCTACTTTAATAAATATATCAGACTTGCAGCGCGCACAGCAACTTATGTATGATAAGAATGAGGAGCTGCAACGCATTAATACAGACCTAGAGCAGTTTGTCTCTATTTGCTCGCACGATTTACAAGAGCCTCTAGGTACGATACGTTTTAGCAGTGATGTGATTTTAAAGAAGTTTAATGAAAATCTCGATCCAAAAGCCACAGAGTATCTAGGTTACATATATGGCGCCGCTGGTAGAATGGCAGACCAAATTAAAGGCTTACTAGAACATAGTCGCATAGGTCAAGAACTGGAGCGTACCGAGGTAGATGTGCAAGAGTTATTAGAAATTGTAAAGTATGACCTAGGTAAGCGTCTTAGAGAGTGCAATGGCAAAATACACTTAAGCAGGATGCCTTCTATATGGGCTTATAAGACAGAGCTTAGATTATTGTTTCAGAACCTCATAGGAAACTCTCTTAAATATTGCAAACCAGATGTGAGCCCGGTGGTGCGCATTTCTTCTTTTGAAGATGAGGGCTATTGGACATTTGTGATTAATGATAACGGTATAGGCATCGCACAAGATGATCTAGATAATGTATTTAAAATATTTGGTAGAGTTGCTACTCAGCACAAGTATGAGGGTACCGGTGTGGGGCTTGCTCATTGTGAGAAAATTGTAAAACTGCACGACGGGACCATTTGGGTAGACTCGCAAGTAAATGTAGGTAGTACGTTTTACTTTAAAATAAAAAAGTAA
- a CDS encoding DUF3467 domain-containing protein has protein sequence MADDKKQNQNQKKINIELTEDMAQGTYSNLAIINHSVSEFVVDFVNIMPGTPKSKVKSRIILTPQHAKRLAKALADNVKRFENAHGVIKDYEKQPVPLNFGPTGQA, from the coding sequence ATGGCAGACGATAAAAAACAAAACCAAAACCAGAAGAAAATAAACATAGAGCTTACAGAAGATATGGCTCAGGGTACTTATTCTAACCTAGCAATTATAAATCACTCTGTATCTGAGTTTGTGGTAGATTTTGTAAATATTATGCCTGGCACTCCTAAAAGTAAGGTGAAGAGTCGTATAATTCTTACTCCTCAACACGCAAAGCGACTTGCTAAGGCACTAGCAGATAATGTAAAACGTTTTGAAAATGCACACGGCGTTATAAAGGACTACGAGAAGCAGCCAGTGCCACTTAATTTTGGACCTACAGGTCAAGCCTAA
- the rpoC gene encoding DNA-directed RNA polymerase subunit beta': MARNNDNVQQPKFNAISIGLASPESILGASKGEVLKPETINYRTHKPERDGLFCERIFGPVKDYECACGKYKRIRYKGIVCDRCGVEVTEKKVRRDRVGHINLVVPVAHIWYFRSLPNKIGYLLGLPSKKLDMIIYYERYVVIQPGIAKNEEGEDLNKMDFLTEEEYLNILDSLPQENLYLDDEDPNKFIAKMGAECLIELLRRIDLNELSYELRHKANNETSKQRKTEALKRLQVVEALRDANKNRENLPEWMIMKVVPVIPPELRPLVPLDGGRFATSDLNDLYRRVIIRNNRLKRLMEIKAPEVILRNEKRMLQESVDSLFDNTRKSSAVKTDSNRPLKSLSDSLKGKQGRFRQNLLGKRVDYSARSVIVVGPELKLFECGIPKGMAAELYKPFVIRKLIERGIVKTVKSAKKIIDKKEPVVWDILENVLKGHPILLNRAPTLHRLGIQAFQPKLIEGKAIQLHPLVCTAFNADFDGDQMAVHLPLGPEAILEAQLLMLASHNILNPANGAPVAVPSQDMVLGLYYMTKARKSTPEFHVKGEGITFYSAEEVNIAYNEKRVDINAIIKIRAKDFNENKELVYKVMETTVGRVLFNEAVPEEAGYINEVLTKKSLRDIIGRILKVTSVPVTAAFLDRIKTMGYGFAFRGGLSFSLGDIIIPDEKHGMIDEANEQVEGITGSYNMGLITNTERYNQVIDVWTSTNATLTELSMKRIREDQQGFNSVYMMLDSGARGSKEQIRQLTGMRGLMAKPKKSNDGGGAIIENPILSNFKEGLSILEYFISTHGARKGLADTALKTADAGYLTRRLVDVSQDVIINSTDCGTLRGVEVAALKKNEEVIESLSARIVGRTSLNDVINPLTNEVIVEAGVEIDEDIAEIIGAAPIETVEVRSALTCEAKKGICVKCYGRNLATNKTVQMGEAVGVVAAQSIGEPGTQLTLRTFHVGGVAGGVSEDSSVTAKFDGKLEIEDLKTVMGEDNEGNPAEIVISRTSEAKVSDPKTGITLSTNTIPYGSQIFAKSGDKVKAGEVICKWDPFNGVVISEFAGKIKFESIEQGITYRVETDEQTGFQEKVISESRDKKKIPTLIIEDSKGNALRSYNLPVGAHLMIDDGDKIKEGKILVKIPRKSAKAGDITGGLPRVTELFEARNPSNPAVVSEIDGVVSFGKIKRGNREIIVESKLGEVKKYLVKLSNQILVQENDYVRAGMPLSDGSVTPNDILNIKGPSAVQQYLVNEVQEVYRLQGVKINDKHFEVVVRQMMRKVRIQDPGDTIFLENQLIHKADFIEENDAMYGMKVVEDAGESENLKPGQLVSPRELRDENSLLRREDKNQVTARDVQPATASPILQGITRASLQTKSFISAASFQETTKVLNEAAVSGKIDYLEGLKENVIVGHKIPAGTGMRRYDDILVGSKEDLANMMQEKQEVNYN; the protein is encoded by the coding sequence ATGGCAAGAAATAATGACAATGTACAACAGCCGAAGTTTAACGCTATCTCTATTGGTCTTGCGTCTCCAGAATCTATTCTTGGGGCATCAAAAGGAGAAGTCTTAAAGCCGGAAACAATCAACTATAGAACGCACAAGCCAGAGCGTGACGGGTTGTTCTGTGAGCGTATTTTTGGTCCCGTAAAGGATTATGAGTGTGCTTGTGGTAAATATAAAAGAATACGCTACAAAGGGATCGTTTGTGACCGTTGTGGTGTAGAGGTGACAGAGAAGAAAGTACGTCGTGATCGTGTAGGACACATTAACCTTGTGGTTCCTGTGGCTCACATCTGGTACTTTAGATCTTTACCTAATAAAATAGGGTACTTACTTGGTCTTCCATCTAAGAAATTAGATATGATCATTTATTACGAGCGTTACGTGGTTATACAACCAGGTATTGCAAAGAATGAAGAGGGTGAAGACCTTAATAAAATGGATTTCCTTACGGAAGAAGAGTACTTAAACATACTTGACAGTTTACCGCAAGAAAACTTATACCTTGATGATGAAGATCCAAACAAATTTATCGCCAAAATGGGTGCTGAATGTTTGATCGAACTTTTAAGAAGAATAGATCTTAACGAGCTTTCTTATGAGTTACGTCACAAGGCAAATAACGAGACGTCTAAGCAACGTAAAACGGAGGCCCTTAAACGTCTTCAAGTTGTAGAAGCATTACGTGATGCAAATAAAAACCGTGAGAATCTTCCAGAATGGATGATTATGAAGGTTGTACCAGTAATACCACCAGAATTACGCCCACTAGTACCACTAGATGGAGGTCGTTTTGCAACATCAGATCTTAATGATCTTTACCGCCGTGTAATTATACGTAACAACCGTCTTAAGCGATTGATGGAAATCAAAGCGCCAGAGGTAATCTTACGTAATGAGAAGCGTATGCTACAGGAGTCTGTAGATTCACTTTTTGATAACACTCGTAAATCTTCTGCAGTAAAAACAGATTCTAACAGGCCATTAAAGTCTCTTTCTGATTCTTTAAAAGGTAAGCAAGGGCGTTTCCGTCAGAACTTACTTGGAAAGCGTGTAGATTACTCAGCACGTTCTGTAATTGTTGTAGGACCAGAATTAAAGTTATTTGAATGTGGTATTCCTAAGGGAATGGCAGCAGAGCTTTACAAGCCTTTTGTAATACGTAAGCTTATAGAGCGTGGTATCGTAAAGACTGTAAAATCTGCAAAGAAAATAATAGACAAAAAAGAGCCAGTAGTTTGGGATATATTAGAGAATGTTCTTAAAGGACACCCTATCCTCCTTAACCGTGCTCCTACGCTTCACCGTCTAGGTATACAGGCATTCCAGCCTAAACTTATTGAAGGTAAAGCGATACAATTACACCCACTTGTGTGTACAGCATTTAACGCCGATTTTGACGGTGACCAGATGGCAGTACACTTACCACTTGGGCCAGAGGCGATACTTGAGGCACAGTTATTAATGCTTGCTTCTCATAATATCTTAAACCCTGCAAATGGTGCTCCAGTAGCAGTACCTTCTCAGGATATGGTATTAGGTCTTTACTATATGACAAAGGCCAGAAAATCGACTCCAGAGTTTCACGTAAAAGGAGAAGGAATCACTTTCTACTCTGCAGAAGAGGTAAACATTGCCTACAATGAGAAACGTGTAGACATTAATGCGATCATTAAAATACGTGCTAAGGATTTTAATGAAAACAAAGAGCTTGTTTATAAAGTAATGGAAACGACTGTAGGTCGTGTACTATTTAACGAAGCTGTACCAGAAGAAGCTGGTTATATAAACGAAGTACTTACTAAAAAGTCACTACGTGATATTATAGGACGTATTCTTAAGGTAACAAGTGTGCCAGTTACAGCAGCTTTCCTTGACCGTATTAAGACTATGGGATATGGATTTGCATTCCGTGGAGGATTATCATTCTCGCTTGGAGATATCATTATCCCAGATGAGAAGCACGGTATGATAGACGAGGCAAACGAGCAGGTAGAAGGTATTACAGGATCTTATAATATGGGTCTTATTACTAATACAGAGCGTTATAACCAAGTTATTGATGTGTGGACATCTACAAACGCGACTCTTACAGAGCTTTCTATGAAGCGTATCCGTGAGGATCAACAAGGGTTTAACTCGGTATATATGATGCTTGACTCAGGAGCACGTGGATCTAAAGAGCAGATACGTCAGCTTACAGGTATGCGTGGTCTTATGGCAAAACCTAAAAAATCTAACGATGGAGGTGGTGCTATTATTGAAAACCCTATTCTTTCTAATTTTAAGGAAGGTCTTTCAATTCTTGAGTACTTTATCTCTACGCACGGTGCACGTAAAGGTCTTGCAGATACCGCTCTTAAAACGGCAGATGCAGGTTACTTAACACGTCGTCTAGTAGATGTATCTCAAGATGTTATTATAAACAGTACAGATTGTGGTACGTTAAGAGGAGTAGAAGTAGCTGCGTTAAAGAAAAACGAAGAGGTGATAGAGTCTCTAAGTGCTCGTATCGTAGGTCGTACATCTCTTAATGATGTTATAAACCCACTTACTAACGAGGTAATCGTTGAGGCTGGTGTTGAGATAGATGAAGATATCGCAGAGATTATAGGAGCTGCACCAATAGAAACTGTAGAAGTACGTTCTGCGCTTACTTGTGAGGCAAAGAAAGGTATTTGTGTAAAATGTTACGGTCGTAACCTAGCTACTAATAAAACGGTACAAATGGGTGAGGCAGTAGGAGTAGTTGCAGCACAGTCTATTGGAGAACCAGGAACACAGCTTACACTTCGTACCTTCCACGTAGGAGGGGTAGCAGGAGGTGTATCTGAAGACTCTAGCGTAACAGCTAAGTTTGACGGTAAACTGGAGATAGAAGATCTTAAGACAGTAATGGGAGAAGATAATGAAGGTAACCCTGCAGAAATCGTAATCTCTCGTACTTCTGAAGCAAAAGTTTCAGATCCTAAGACGGGTATCACACTTAGTACAAATACAATTCCTTACGGTTCACAAATATTTGCCAAGTCTGGTGATAAAGTGAAAGCTGGAGAAGTAATCTGTAAGTGGGATCCATTTAACGGTGTTGTGATTTCAGAATTTGCTGGAAAAATCAAGTTTGAGTCTATCGAGCAAGGTATAACTTACCGTGTAGAGACAGATGAGCAAACAGGTTTCCAAGAAAAGGTAATTTCTGAATCTAGAGATAAGAAAAAAATACCAACATTGATTATTGAGGATAGTAAAGGAAACGCGCTACGTTCTTACAACTTACCAGTAGGAGCTCACCTTATGATAGATGATGGAGATAAGATTAAAGAAGGAAAAATTCTTGTTAAAATACCTCGTAAGTCTGCAAAGGCTGGAGATATTACAGGAGGTCTACCACGTGTAACAGAATTATTTGAAGCACGTAACCCATCTAACCCAGCAGTAGTATCTGAGATAGACGGTGTAGTATCTTTCGGAAAAATAAAGCGTGGTAATCGTGAGATTATCGTAGAGTCAAAACTTGGTGAAGTTAAGAAGTACCTAGTAAAATTATCTAACCAGATTCTTGTACAAGAAAATGATTATGTAAGAGCAGGTATGCCACTTTCTGATGGTTCTGTAACGCCTAATGATATATTAAATATCAAAGGCCCATCTGCAGTACAGCAGTACCTTGTTAACGAAGTACAAGAAGTATATCGTCTACAAGGGGTGAAGATTAACGATAAGCACTTTGAGGTTGTAGTACGCCAGATGATGCGTAAAGTACGTATACAAGATCCAGGTGATACTATTTTCTTAGAGAACCAGCTTATTCACAAAGCAGATTTTATCGAAGAGAATGATGCTATGTACGGAATGAAAGTCGTAGAAGACGCAGGAGAATCTGAAAACCTTAAACCAGGGCAGCTAGTATCTCCACGTGAACTTCGTGATGAAAATTCTTTACTAAGAAGAGAAGATAAGAATCAAGTAACTGCACGTGATGTACAACCAGCTACTGCTTCTCCTATCCTTCAAGGTATTACAAGAGCATCGCTACAGACTAAGTCATTTATTTCTGCAGCATCTTTCCAAGAGACAACAAAAGTACTTAACGAAGCTGCTGTAAGCGGTAAGATAGATTACTTAGAAGGTCTTAAAGAAAATGTAATTGTAGGTCATAAAATTCCAGCTGGTACAGGTATGCGTCGTTATGATGACATTCTTGTAGGTAGCAAGGAAGATCTAGCAAATATGATGCAAGAAAAGCAAGAAGTAAACTATAACTAG